The stretch of DNA GCTTGTGGGAAGACTTCCGGTTATTGCCACTTTAAAAGAGCTTGATAGAGACGATTTGATAAGAGTTTTAACGGAACCGAAAGATGCGTTAATCAAACAATACCAAGCTCTTTTTGCGCTTGACGGAGTTGAGCTTGAGTTTGAAAGAGACGCTCTTGAAGCTATTGCCGATAAAGCTATCAAAAGAGGAACGGGTGCAAGAGGACTTAGAGCGATTTTGGAAGAAGCGATGGTTGATATTATGTTTAATCTGCCTGAATATAAAGGCTACAAAGTTGTAATTACAAGAGATGTTATCGAAAATAAAGCTGAGCCTATTTTGATTAAAAAGGAAGAGAATGCTAAATAAAATACTCGGTATGTTTAGTAACGACTTGGCTATCGACCTTGGGACCGCAAATACGCTTGTTAGCGTAAAAGGAAAAGGAATCGTAATAAACGAGCCAAGCGTGGTGGCTATTAAAGAAGGAAAACATAGAAAAAAAGTGTTGGCGGTTGGTAAAGAAGCAAAAGATATGATCGGAAAAACACCAAAAGACATCGTAGCGATTCGTCCGATGAAAAACGGGGTTATCGCCGATTTTAGCGTAACCGAAGAGATGATAAGATATTTCATTCAAAAAGTGCATAATAGAAAAACTTTAATCAGACCGAGAATCGTAATTTGCGTGCCGTACGGACTCACTCAAGTAGAGAGAAAAGCCGTAAAAGAATCGGCTATGAGTGCGGGGGCAAGAGAAGTTTATCTTATAGAAGAGCCTATGGCAGCGGCGATAGGAGCCGGACTTCTGGTAAAAGACCCTCAAGGTAGTATGGTTATCGATATCGGTGGAGGTACGACCGAAATCGGGGTTATTTCTCTTGGCGGGCTTGTCGTGAGTAAATCGATAAGAGTAGCTGGGGATAAATTCGATAGAAGTATAGTGGATTACGTAAATAAAAAATACAATCTCGTAATCGGTGAGAGAACTGCCGAAGAGATAAAAATAGAAATCGGAAGTGCCGTTAAGCTTGATAAAGAATTGAAAATGCTTGTAAAAGGTAAAAACAGAATCTCAGGACTTCTTGAGACTATCACCGTAACGAGCGAGGATGTTAGAGAAGCGTTAAAAGAGCCTGTAAAAGAGATAGGCGAGGCTGTAAAACAAGTACTTGAAGAGACACCTGCTGATTTGGCGGGAGATATCGTTGAAAACGGAATCGTTTTAACGGGTGGAGGAGCTCTTTTAAGAGGGCTTGATAAATACTTAAGCGACCTTGTGTCACTGCCTGTGTATATTGCCGAAGAGCCTCTTTTGGCGGTAGCCAAAGGGACCGGAAAAGCGCTCGACCAAATAGAGCTTTTAGCAAGTATAGATGAATAAACGCTACATCTTTCTTTTTTCCGTTCTTCTTATTTTGTTTTTTCAAATTCCGTTTGTAAAGAAAAACGTCATTATTGCATTTAACGTGATAAAAGAGACTTTTTTAAACCTCAAAAAAAACATAAACGACGAACTAAACGCAATTTCAAACAACAAAAAACTAATTAAAGAACTTGAAGAAAAAAACAAAAAACTCTCATTTGAACTTAGCAGACTAAATGCGATATTTTATACTTGCAAAGATTTAAAAAAATTCAAATTCATCCGAAAACCGGGGCTTGAATTTACTCAAGCGGTTTCATACGTAAAACTTCCCGATTTCACTTCCGTATATGTTACGTTTGATAAGCCCGTACCTCATCCGATAGGGCTTGTTTATAATAATTTCGCTGCCGGAATGATAGTAAAAAGAGTCGGTAATTACGGAGTGGCTCTTTTAAATTCAAACCCTAAAACTTCATATGCCGTTTATATCGGAAAAAACGAAATTCCGGGTATTTTTTACGGAAAAGAAAACATAATCAAATATATCCCGAAATTCAAACCTATAAAAGTCGGAGATTTGGTAATAACAAGCGGACTTGACAATATCTTTTATAAAGGTGCATTGGTTGGGAAAATTACGGAAATAAAAGAGAAAAAACTATACCAAGAAGCAAAAATAAAACTCTTTTACGATACGCTAAATCCTACATACTTTTATGCCGTGACAAATAAAGCTTTGATAGCTCCTGATACTAACGCAACTGATACCGATACTACTGAAGAAAATTTAACAAAACCCACTAAATAATTTGCTATAATAAAGTAGGTTAAAAAACTTTTAAGGAGAGGAAAATGGATATGCAAAGTATGGAAAATACACTTAAAAAAATGGGAATGGTGCTTGAAAAACTCGTTCAAAAAGTGGACGAGCTTGACAAAAGAGTCGCTAAAATAGAAGAAAAATTGGGAGAAGGCGAAAAAAAGTTCTCAAGCCAAGATTTGAAAGCGGCTCAACCTCAACAAAACCAGCCTCAGAATTCGACTTCAGGGAGTTTTGGAAGCGGCTTTGGAAGTAGCTTTTTAGGCTCTATGGCGGGAGCGATGGCCGGAATGGGGCTTTATAATCTGCTTTTTAACCATTCGGTATCACCTGCGCAGTTCGGACACGATATCGGTTTGGATGAGCAAGAAATTAATAACGTTTTGGATAACGAACTTAGCGAAATAGACTCTAAGCTTGACGAAATAGATTCCAAACTTGATGAGCTTGATACGAAAGTGGACGAGCTTTCGGATGAAGTTGCGAGTGACGATATAATGAATAGCGACTATTTTGAAAGCTACGAAGAAGATTTGGCAGATAACGATTTTGATAGCGGATTTGACGATTTCGGTGATTTCGGAGGAGATTTCGACGTTTAATCTTCTCCTTTTTTTCTTTTTAAAAATAGGTGTCTGAGAGATATTTTTGCAAAATAAAAAAGAGGAGAGAATTAAAGTTGAACGATAAAGAGTTGATTTTTTCTCTCCACTTCGATTAGAGCATCGCCTCTATCAAGCCCTTTTAGTAGATTTTTGAGCTCGTCTATTGATGTGACTTTTACCCATTTTCCTGTTTTGATTGTTTTTACTCTTACGATTTTGTCACCTTTTTGTAGTCCCATCATAGCTGCGTAGCTGTTAGGGTCCACTTTTTCGATGACAACGCTATTTTTTTCTTCTTTTAGAGTTAATCCTTTGAGTAATTTAACGTTTTGGATTGTCTCTTGTTTTGTTTTTAGAGCTTTTAGAGTCGCTTCGATTGTGATGAATTTTCCGTTTCTATATACTCTTAGTTTTACTTTCGCTCCAGCACCTTTAAATGCGATTTTGTTTCTAAGTTCTCCGGCGTTTGTTACTTTTTCGCCGTCAACCGCTACGATGATGTCTCCCGGTTTGAGTCCGGCTTTTGCCGCCGCGCTGTTAGGTTCTACTTTATTTATGAGTACTCCGTATCCGATTCCGTATAGTTTTGCTTTGC from Caminibacter pacificus encodes:
- a CDS encoding rod shape-determining protein, producing the protein MLNKILGMFSNDLAIDLGTANTLVSVKGKGIVINEPSVVAIKEGKHRKKVLAVGKEAKDMIGKTPKDIVAIRPMKNGVIADFSVTEEMIRYFIQKVHNRKTLIRPRIVICVPYGLTQVERKAVKESAMSAGAREVYLIEEPMAAAIGAGLLVKDPQGSMVIDIGGGTTEIGVISLGGLVVSKSIRVAGDKFDRSIVDYVNKKYNLVIGERTAEEIKIEIGSAVKLDKELKMLVKGKNRISGLLETITVTSEDVREALKEPVKEIGEAVKQVLEETPADLAGDIVENGIVLTGGGALLRGLDKYLSDLVSLPVYIAEEPLLAVAKGTGKALDQIELLASIDE
- the mreC gene encoding rod shape-determining protein MreC; translation: MNKRYIFLFSVLLILFFQIPFVKKNVIIAFNVIKETFLNLKKNINDELNAISNNKKLIKELEEKNKKLSFELSRLNAIFYTCKDLKKFKFIRKPGLEFTQAVSYVKLPDFTSVYVTFDKPVPHPIGLVYNNFAAGMIVKRVGNYGVALLNSNPKTSYAVYIGKNEIPGIFYGKENIIKYIPKFKPIKVGDLVITSGLDNIFYKGALVGKITEIKEKKLYQEAKIKLFYDTLNPTYFYAVTNKALIAPDTNATDTDTTEENLTKPTK